Below is a genomic region from Gemmatimonadaceae bacterium.
GCGTTTCAATCTCGGCAAGTCGCTCGTGACGGCACAGGTCGCATTGTCGCTCGTGCTCGTGGTCGGCGCGGGGTTGCTCGTTGGAAGTTGGCGCCGGCTCGCCACCGTCGACCCGGGGTTCGACAAGGACAACGTTCTGCTCATCGACGCGGACATTCGCGGTACGAACACGGCGGCCGGCGATCGTCTGGCGCTGCACGATCGCATGCTCGCGCGCTTGCGCGCGGTACCGGGCGTGCGCGCCGCCGCGGCGTCCCAGCTCACGCCGCTGAGCGGCAAGACCTGGAACGATGCCATCAAAGTGGATGGCAATACGCCGTCGGCAACACCGGATGAGCTGCCATGGGCGAACGCCGTGAGCGACGGCTACTTCGCCACACTCGGCATTCCGCTTCGCGCGGGCCGCGACTTCGACAGCCGCGACGGCAAGACGTCGCCACGTGTGGTCATCGTGAACGACGCGTTCGTTCGAAAATTTTTTCATGGCGGCCCGGCGATCGGCCACACGATCTACCGGCAGGAGGGCAAGGACTTCGGTCCGCCTCTTCAGGTCATCGGTGTCGTGGGTTCCACGAAGTACCGATCGCTTCGCGACTCCACTCCGCCGGTCATGTATTTCGCGCGCGCGCAGGAATCGGCGGTGGCGCAGCATCTCTCGTTCGAGGTGCGTACGCAGACCTCGCCGTTGGCCGCCATCCCGGCGATGAAGGCGGCGTTCGCCGAGATCGATCCGCGCATCACGCTCGACTTCACCTCACTCGACGAGCAGCTCGCCGAGTCGCTCATGCTGATGCGCACGATCGCGACGCTGTCGGGCTTCTTCGGATTGCTCGCGCTCCTCCTTGCGACGATCGGTCTGTACGGCATCATGGCCTATACGGTCGCGCGGCGACGCAATGAGATCGGCGTGCGCATCGCGCTCGGCGCGACGCACGACCGCGTGATCCGCCTGGTATTGGGCGAGTCGGGACGGATCGTGGTGGGCGGCGTGATCCTGGGCGTCGGATTGTCGTGGGCGGCAACGCGGCTCGTTCAGAGTTTCCTCTACGGGCTCGATCAGCACGATCCGCGCACCCTGGCCGCCGCGGCGCTCCTGCTGTCCGTCGTTGGCATTGCCGCGGCGGCGATTCCCGCCGTCCGCGCCGCGCGGCTCGATCCGGTGGCGGCGCTCAGAGAAGAGTGAATGTGCGGGCACGGCTCGTCATCCCGAGCGCAGCGAGGGATCCAGCCTCCCGCTGGAACGCTCTGTCAGCACGCGAGATCCCTCGTCGCTATGCTCCTCGGGATGACACCGGAGTAGAAGCTTCTTCCGGTTCCTCGTCTTCCTTGACCACGTGCATCTCTCGCACGAGCGTCACCACACCCGCGAGAATCAAACCCCAGAGCACGAACGTCAACCCGCGATAGAGCAGCGCGTGAAGGCCCATGCCCACCCAATCGTCCCAGTGCGCGCGCACGGTGCCGTTGGCTTCGTGGCCGAGCGTGATGAGCAGCGAGCTGGTTGCCATCTCGGTAGCGACTTCGACGAGCGCGAACAGCGGCGCGCGCCACAGATACTGATGGACCGGATAATTCCCGAGATGCGCCGTGAGCATGCCGATCAGGAAGATCGCGCCCAGCGAGATCACGGCGGCGAGATACAGCCAGTTGTTCGAGCCGTGCGTGAGGATGACGACGCGATAGAGGCGCGCCAGAATGCCGGTGACGATCGCCATCTCGACGAGCGAGCGCGAGAAACGCCGAAACGCTTTCGGCTCCTCGAGGTGGAATTCGATCGTATGTCTGGGAAACATCGTCGGCATGGGCACCCCTCTTAGACAAACGAATCGGACAAAGGGTGGCAACGTGCGGCGTGCCGTGCCGGTGACTCAGGTCACGGCCAGACCGCCGACGCGGCGACCGGCGATCCGCGCATCAACGCCACCAACGTCTCTTCCAGCTTCTCGAACGCGAAGGGCTTGGTCAGGACCGGCTGCCGGCTCGCGCTCGTTCGCCCGCTCGTCGATACGACGTCACCTGTAATGAACACGGTTCTCGCCGCCAGTCCAGGCCGCTCGCGCCGCAACCGCTCGTGGAAGGCTGGGCCGTCCATCCCAGGCATGCGCAGATCGCACACAATGGCATCTACCGCCTCGGTTCGCACCATGTCGAGGCCCTGGATACCATCCGCCGCGGTAACGACCGTGAAGCCGCGCATCTGGCCGAACGCCTGCACGCCGGTGCGCAGCATCGGTTCGTCGTCGATGAAGAGCAGCCGAATTCCCGCGAGCGGCGAACGAAGCGCGAGGCCGCCGGAGTCACGATTCTGTTCGTTGGCGGTGATGTCGTCAGCCGCGGGCAGCGAGACGCGGAACGTGCTGCCCGCCGACGACGTACTCGGCACCTCGATCGTGCCGCCGTGTGCCGTGACGATGCCGTAGCTGACGCTCAGGCCGAGCCCTGTGCCTTCGCCTTCGCCCTTGGTCGTGAAGAACGGCTCGAAGATGTGCGCGCGCGCATCTTCGGGGATTCCGGGACCGGTGTCGCGCATCTCCAGCACGACGTGGGGACCTTCGCGCCGCGTCGAGATGAACAGCGTGCCGCCGGCGCCGAGCGTCGCCATGGCTTGAATGGCGTTGGTGACGAGGTTGAGGCAGACCTGCTGCAGCTGCCGCGCGTCGCCGACCACGGCGGGCAGCTCGTTCGCCAGATCGGACTCGACGTTGATCTTGTTCGACGTGAGCTGGTAGCCGCGCAACCGGAGCGTGCGTTGTACGACGCCGTTGAGATCGAGCGGCTCGCGCTGGGGCTCGCTGCGCCGGGCGAACGCCAACAGGTCCTTCACGACCTGGCTGGCGCGCAGCGTCTCCGACTTGATGACTTCGATCGAGTCGCGCTGCGCGGCGCTCAAGCCGCCGTCGCGCAGCAGCAATTGCGCGAACGCGCTGATGCTGCTCAACGGGTTGTTCACTTCGTGCGCCACACCCGCCACGAGCTCGCCGACCGCCGCCAAACGATCCGACTCCATGAGCCGCACGCGCATCTCGCGTTCGGCCGTCATGTCGCGGCCGACGAGCAGCACGCTCGGCGGATCGGCTTCGGGGAGGCGGCTCATCGCCAGCGCGACGACGCGGCGGCTCGCGACGCCGCGCGGTGATGCATCGTGATTGAAGGTGACCTCGACGCGCGTCGGGGAGCCGTCGAACGTCGACTGCAGCGCCGCGCGCAAACGCTCACGATCCGGTTCGCCGACCAGATCGACGACCGGCCGCCCGACCACTTGCAGCGGATCGAGACCCGTCACGTCGCGCACGGCGTCGTTCGCTTCGCGAATGCGGCCGCTTTGGAGAACTGTGAACACGGCGTCCGGCGCGGCGCGGAACAACGTGCGGAATCGCCACTCCGCCTGTCGCAGCGTCTCGACGAGCTCCGCGTTCTCGAGCGCGACGGACAGGAGATCACCCATCGCCTCGATGCGCTCGAGGTCGGCGGTCGTGAACACCCGCGCGTCGCGGGTCCCGATCGTCACGGCGCCGATGCGCTCGCCCCGCCGAGCGATCGGAATGATCGCCACGCCCTTGACGTGGTGCGCGACTCTGCCGAAGAGGTGCTCGTCGATCTCGTGGCGATGTTCGTTCGCGTTCGCGACCGTCCATGACACCCCGGTGCGAATCACGCGGCCCATCGCGGAGCCTGTGATGGGCACGGTCATCCCCGCGAGCGGTGCGCCGACGCCCGTGCCGACGACGACGTGCAGCTTGCCGTCGTCGCTGATCATGCCGACGATGCCACCCTCCGCCTGCGCGATGTCGGCAACCGCCTCGAGAAAGCGCTCGAGCA
It encodes:
- a CDS encoding ATP-binding protein, translating into MHRVRPYSSIVSRIIIVMQLGCVVLGTALLLQLHDQVTRGLLVELFAVASVAGVLTLAGWVVLANDHRAALKMAESMREERQLTATLEQAVVSRTSELEDAQRVLQRMWWLGQQITLELNPQRVLERFLEAVADIAQAEGGIVGMISDDGKLHVVVGTGVGAPLAGMTVPITGSAMGRVIRTGVSWTVANANEHRHEIDEHLFGRVAHHVKGVAIIPIARRGERIGAVTIGTRDARVFTTADLERIEAMGDLLSVALENAELVETLRQAEWRFRTLFRAAPDAVFTVLQSGRIREANDAVRDVTGLDPLQVVGRPVVDLVGEPDRERLRAALQSTFDGSPTRVEVTFNHDASPRGVASRRVVALAMSRLPEADPPSVLLVGRDMTAEREMRVRLMESDRLAAVGELVAGVAHEVNNPLSSISAFAQLLLRDGGLSAAQRDSIEVIKSETLRASQVVKDLLAFARRSEPQREPLDLNGVVQRTLRLRGYQLTSNKINVESDLANELPAVVGDARQLQQVCLNLVTNAIQAMATLGAGGTLFISTRREGPHVVLEMRDTGPGIPEDARAHIFEPFFTTKGEGEGTGLGLSVSYGIVTAHGGTIEVPSTSSAGSTFRVSLPAADDITANEQNRDSGGLALRSPLAGIRLLFIDDEPMLRTGVQAFGQMRGFTVVTAADGIQGLDMVRTEAVDAIVCDLRMPGMDGPAFHERLRRERPGLAARTVFITGDVVSTSGRTSASRQPVLTKPFAFEKLEETLVALMRGSPVAASAVWP